The Vagococcus penaei genome includes the window AGTTTTTTTTGTTTTAAAAAACGCATGAGAATTTGTGAAAAAATTATAAAAATGATTGAGTTTTTTTATAATATAAGCTACAATTTAACTATATTGTTACGTAATTAACAAAGGTAAAGGAGCAGACTTATGAAAAAGAAAGTGTTACAGTCATTGACAGTTGGGTCAGCAATTATTTTTATGTTAGCAGGTTGTGGAGGAAACAAAACGGAAACAAAAGAGTCTACGAAAAAAGAAACTAAAACAGAAGCTTCTAGTACAGATGTAGCAACAGGAGCGTCGGCACAAGCCTATACAGATCCAAAAGATTTACAAGATAAGTACGATATTGTGATTATTGGTGCTGGTGGTGCTGGAATGTCTGCAGCGATTCAAGCCAAAGATGCTGGAAAAAATCCAGTTATTTTAGAAAAAATGCCGGTTGCTGGTGGAAATACTCTGAAATCTTCTAGTGGAATGAACGCATCTGAAACAAAATTCCAAAAAGAATCTGGTATCAGTGATAGCAATGATAAATTTTACGAAGAAACACTAAAAGGTGGACATGATAAAAATGATAAGGAATTATTACGTTACTACGTTGATAACTCAGCTTCAGCAATTGATTGGCTAGACTCAATGGGAATTCGTTTAAATAATTTAACGATCACTGGTGGAATGAGTGAAAAAAGAACACATCGTCCAGAAGACGGATCAGCTGTTGGTGAATACTTAGTTCACGGCTTATTGAAAAATGTAACGGAACTTAATATTCCCATTTTTGTGAATGCAGATGTAACTGAAATTAAAGAAAAAGATGGTAAAATTTCAGGTGTTAAAGTTGATATGAAAGAAACTAAAGAGAAAAAGGAAATTAGCAGTCAAGCAGTTGTTGTAGCAACTGGTGGTTACGGGGCTAACCCTGAGATGATTAAAGCTGAGAAACCTGAACTTGATGGTTATGTAACAACAAATCAAGAGGGTAGTACAGGTGACGGTATTAAGATGATTGAAAAACTTGGTGGACAAGTTGTTGACATGAATCAAATTCAAATTCATCCAACTGTTCAACAAGATACTGGTATTTTAATTGGTGAAGCAGTCCGTGGAGAAGGTGGTATTTTGGTCTCTGAAGATGGTACACGATTTATTAATGAATTAGACACTCGTGATAAAGTATCTGCTGCTATTAATCAATTAAAAGGCAAAGCTGCTTACTTAGTTTTTGATAGTGGTGTGCGTGAACGCGTAAAAGCAATTGATTTTTACGATAAACAAGGGTTTGTGAAAAAAGGTGAAACTGTGGCTGATTTAGCTAAAGAAATCGGTGTGAAGGAAGACGCTCTTGATAAAACGGTTACTGATTGGAATCAAGCTGTCGCAGATAAAAAAGATGCTCAGTTTGAACGTAAAACAGGCATGGATAAACCGTTAGACAAAGGTCCATACTATGCAATTAAAATTGCACCTGGTATTCACTATACAATGGGTGGGGTTAAGATTAATGCAAAAACTGAGGTCTTAACTAAAGACAACAAAGCTATTCCAGGTTTATACGCTGCTGGTGAAGTAACTGGTGGACTTCATGGTACTAACCGTATTGGTGGTAACTCAGTTGGTGATATCATTGTCTTCGGTCGTCAAGCAGGTGACCAATCAGCACAATACATTAAATAATTGATTAGTTAAACTTGTTTATTAGTCTAAGCTAATAAACAAGTTTTTTAATTTGTAATTGCAAAAATTCGTTGCTTGTAGTATAAGTTAGGTAAGAATTAAAAGGAGGTGGGAAAATGGCAGATATGAATGATGTAGCAAGACTTGCTGGTGTCTCAAGAGGTACTGTATCCAATTATATTAATGGGGTAAAAGTCAAGGAAAGTACCCGTGTGAAAGTGGAAGCGGCAATTAAAGAGTTAGATTATGTTCCAAATATGGCTGGACGCTTTTTGAAAACACAAAAAAGTGATATTGTGGTATTTATTTTACCAACAATTTGGAATCCATTTTTTTCAGAATTAGCCTTCTATTTGGAAAAAAATTACGTAATCATCAGTTAAAAATGATTTTATGCAATTCTGAAGATGACTATAAGCAAGAATTGGACTATATTACAATGGCAAAAGAGCAAAAAGTTAAGGGGATTATAACTATTTCATATAGTGATATTTCACCTTACGTGACTTCAGATATTCCAATTGTATCAATTGAACGTTATTTTAATGATAAAGTACCTTTTGTGACTAGTGATAATTTTGCAGGTGGTGAACTTGCTGCCGAGGAATTAACTCGCTTAGGTGCTAAACGATTATTAATGGTGGGACGCGATATTGAAAATAATTTAGGTGTTATGGAACGCCTAAATGGTTTCAAAAGTTACTGCTTGCGACATCATCTAAACTTTGAGATGTTTGTAAAACGCAGTACCTCTGCCGAGTTTAAAGAACAATTAATGTCTGAAATTCAGCAGCTATATAAAAATGGGGTTACATTTGATGGTATTTTTGCCGCAACAGACCGCTATGCTCAGTATTGCTTAAATGTGTTAAATGATCTTCAGCTTACTATTCCTCGTGATGTCCAGTTAGTTGGATTTGATGGTGCTAAAAATTTTAAAAACGAAGAAACTATCATTTCATCGATTCGTCAACCAGTTGAAGAAATTGCCAATCTAGCTGTTGAAGAATTATTACAATTAGAAAAAACACGTCATCAGGTGCAACGTAAGCATATTTTACCTGTAACGTTCATTGTGGGTAAAACAACAAAAAAATAGTATAAAGTACTTGAAAAAATAAAACGTTCCATTTATAATAAAAGATGTAAAGTGAACGTTTTATTTTTTTAAACTATTATTGGAACGTTCCAAAAACGAAAAAATCATAAAGAAAAGGTGAGCATAATGGATTATAATCGTATTGCAAAAGAAGTCATTGCTGCCATTGGTGGCAATGATAATATAGAGAATGCTGCGCACTGTGTGACCCGTTTACGTTTAGTTTTAAAAGATGAGAAAGCATATGATAAAGAAACGTTAGAAGGTATTGAAGGAGCTAAAGGCGTCTTTTTCAATAGTGGACAGCTCCAAATTATTTTTGGACCAGGAACTGTTGAAAAAGTTTTTGCGGCCTTCCAAGAAGAAGCTGGGATCAAAGAGGCTTCTTTACAAGATGTCAAAAAAGCTGGTACAGGCAAACAAAATAAAATGCAACAAGCATTTAAAATCTTCTCTGATATTTTTGTCCCTATTATTCCGGCTTTTGTTGGCGCAGCAATGATTTTAGGTTTACGGTCTTTACTAACAATACAATTTGGATTTTTAGGTGGCTCGATGGCTGAAAATTGGCTTTGGGCACAGGATTTGTCACGTTTCTTTGAAGTTATTGCAACGACATTTGCCTACTTACCAGTACTCGTTATGTATTCAGCTGTTAAACGTTTTGGTGGAAATCCTGTTTTAGGTTTAGTAGTTGGTTTTGTCATGGTTACACCACAACTGATGGATCGAACGGTTTATTTAACCGGTAACTATCAGCAACTGGATATGTGGCACTTTTTCGGTTTTAATATCCCGCAAGTGGCTTATCAAGGGGGTGTTTTTCCAGCTATTCTGACAGTATGGTTTTTAGCTAAAGTAGAACAATTTACAAAGAAAAAATCACCACAAACGCTGAGTTTTATCTTAGTGCCAACTATTACTATTTTGTTATCGGCAATAGCACTCTTTCTAGTGTTTGGACCAATTGGTAATGCGATTGGCGACGATCTTGGTTGGGTAATTGATGTCCTTTATAATCGTGCGGGTGTATTTGGAGCTTTTGTTTTTGCAGCTCTATTGCAACCTTTAACTGTTACAGGAACGCAGCATGCGATTCAAGGAATCGAGGCACAATTAGTCGCAACTACAGGATTTAATTATATTCAACCCTTTTGGTTACTACACTAGAAGAATTAGATGCTGGTTTTGATTAGTATGTGCCACAAGCTTTTTACGGAAAAGATGATGAACCGATTGTTATGGGGTGGTTTGGCTGTGGGGAACCAGTCTATCCTAATGATAATGAATGTTGGAAACATGGTTTAACTGTACCAAATATAATGACTATCCAAAATAATAAATTACGTCGTTATCCTACAAATGACATGTTATCAGCCTTTGAGTTCATTGAAAGAACGATAAGTAATGATTATTTATTGTCATCAAAACACAGTCATCTACGGTTTGAGTTAACACAAACGGAAGAATTTAGTCTTAAAGTTGGTACAGAAGATAACTATTGGGAATTAACGACTGATTGTAGCAACCAGACAATCAGTATAGATCGTAGTCATTTAATTCAGTTAATTGATGAAGAGTATGGTATGACGCGTTCGGTAGCTTATGATCAATTTGGAACAGATCCCATTACAGTAGATATTTTTCTAGACAACAGTTTTGTTGAAGTTTACTTGAATCAAGGTGAAGTTGTCTTTAGTTTTAGAGTGTTTATCGCTAGCGACGAACAACGTGCAATTTTCTCTCAAGCAAAACAGATTGAATATAGCCTCTATCAAGAAAAAATACAGTAGTATTTTTTCTTCAGATTGAAGACAAACCAGTTGCTCATAAAGGGTAATTGGTTTGTTTTTTTGTATCTTATCATTATTTTTGATAAAATTCCCAAAATAGATAAAAAAATAGAGCCCTTCAGGTCTCTTAATTTAAGCATTTTTGCTAATTTTTTAATGTTAAGGCATGCGAAAGTGAGCCCAATTTTCATGTGCATTTTTTCTTTCCCAATTAAATTAGTGTAACGTAAGCCATGAAATTCTTTTGCCGTTCCAAATAATCGCTCAATTGTTTGTTTTCGATTATTATATATAGCTTTCATTCCAAGGGAATGACGTATGTCTTCACAACGTTCCATATCATTTTCCCATAAATGTCGTTGAATTAATTTCCTCTTTTCTTTTGACTCAGTACAATAGGCAATCAAAGGGCATTGACTACAATCAGACGTATTACTTTTGTATTCACGATATCCGTCTCTGTTAGTTGTTGTATAGCTTAAAATTTTCACATTAGGGCAGATATATTGATCGTAGTATTCATCGTAAACATAATCATGTTTTTTATAAAATCCTTTTTTGGTCATAGGTCTTTTATATGGAAAAATAGGTGTTAAATTATTTTGAAATAATAAATGGGCTATACCAGGTGTTTTGTATCCAGCGTCCATTACTAATTTATCTAAGGTAAAGTGACTTTGTAATTTATTATAGATATCGATGAATGTCCGACTATCATGTTGATTACCAGGATGAGTTGTATATCCTAAAACCCAACCATTCTTGTCACATGCTACTTGTGCAGCATAAGCAAAAACCTGTTTATGCTCTCCTTTATGGAACCAACCACTCTCATCATCTGTTTTACTAATTTTTTTATGTTTTACCTGATTTTCACTTTCCTCTCTTCTTTTTAAGGGCTTTTTTAATCTTTTTTCTCTATCTATTTCAACTTCTTTTTGTAGTGATTCCACATAAAAAAGAGTTTCTTCAGTAACTTCGTTACTTTCATATTTTTTATTATTTGCATGTGCTTTTATATGAGTACCATCAATAAATACTTCAGAAGTATCCACTAATTCAGCTTCAATACACTGTTCTAATATGCCGTAAAATATTTGTTCAAAGATATCTGTACCACGAAATCTTCTAGAATAATTTTTGCCAAAGGTTGAGAAGTGAGGAACAGCATCTTCGATATCCAAACCTAAAAACCAGCGATAAGCCATGTTAACCTCAACATCTTTAATAGTTTGTCTCATACTTTTTATACCATAAAGATACTGAATCAACGGAAGTTTAATTAATAGAACCGGATCTATACTAGGGCGGCCATTTGATTCATCGTATTTATCTTCAACTAACTTATAAATAAAATTAAAATCTACATATTTATCAATATCTCTTAATAGATGTTCCTTGGGAACTAAATCTTCTAGAGAATAAAAACCAATTTGATTACGTTTGCTCATATCTTGTTTTTTTAGCATGGAAGCAACTCCTTTTCTCTATTTTACCAAGAAAAAAAGACAAAGTATCAAATTTTTGATACTTTGTCTACAGTCTGAAGAAAAAATACAGTAGTATTTTTTCTTTTTTTGTGTACTAGTGTATTACTTTTTGATACACTGAAGGTACTCTGTTAGATAAAGGGACCTATTAAGGAGGAGTCACGTGAAAAAGCGAATTGATCGAGTCTATGAATTAGTGAAATCACACACGGATTTTTTAGATGCAGATACGTTAACGGCGGCGTCTGGTCTAACAACACAAGATGTAGCAACTGCACTAAATATTCAGCGTAGTAATGCTAGTAAAGATTTAAATGCTTTAGTTAAAGAAGGCGTACTTGATAAATTTGATGGAAGGCCAGTCCGTTATGTTTGTAAGTCAGTTTTTCGACACAAACCGTTGACCAAACATGTCGAGAGTTATTTAGAAAAGCCTAGAGAAGCAAAAAAACGTGCGATAGCACAAGTAGATTATCCAACGGAAGCAAGTGATATTTTTCAGCGAATTGTTGGTGCCAATGGTAGTATGCGGAATCCAGTTGAGCAAGCAAAAGCATCGATTTTATATCCACCAAAAGGATTAAATTGTTTAATCGTTGGGCCGACTGGCTCTGGAAAAACATATTTTGCGCACACGATGTTTCAATTTGCCAAACAATGTCAGGTCGTGGCAGAAAATAAAGAGATGGTTGTATTTAATTGTGCAGATTATGCGAGTAACCCAGAGTTGTTAATGAGTCATTTATTTGGACATGCTAAAGGTGCATTTACAGGAGCATCAGAAGAAAAAGACGGTTTGTTAACTTTGGCGAATAATAGTTTTCTTTTTTTGGACGAAGTTCATCGTTTACCCCCTGAGGGTCAGGAAATGATTTTTTATTTTATGGATACTGGGCAATATGCTCGTTTAGGAGAAACAACCAAACAACATCAAGCCAATGTTCGAATTATTTGTGCGACCACTGAAGACCCATCGTCGGCCTTATTAAATACGTTTGTCCGTCGTATCCCAATTACCATTCAATTACCTAACTTTGTCAATCGACCGGAAAAAGAAAAAGTTGATCTAGTTCGAGTGATGATGTCGATGGAAGCCAAAAGAATTCAACGCAAAATTGTTTTGACTGATGATGTTATCAAGGCACTCGTTGGTAGTGTTGGTTATGGCAATGTTGGGCAATTAAAATCAAATGTCCAATTAGTAACGGCTCGAGCCTTTTTGAATCATATGGACCAGGATGAATTATTGGTTACTGTCAATGAATTAAATGAATCCATTAAGGAAGGTCTGGCAAAACTTGCTCATAATCGACAAAATATGGCTGAACTTGCCTATTATGTGCCTCAAAAAATGATTATTTCACCTAATGAGTCATACGAAACATTCGAAACTGATGCGTATGAATTACCTTATAATTTATATGATATTATTGGTGACAAAGCAGCTGTTTTAAAAGATGAAGGCTTCAATCAAGAAGCAATTAACCATTTTATTTCGACGGATATTAATGTCCATTTAAAATCATTTTATCGCAATCATGGTTTTAGTTTTGATGCTGATAGTCAGTTGTTAGAAATTATGGATGAAACCGTCATTCGCACGACAAAGCAAATTTTTGAATTTTCTAAGCAGTCACTAAACTATGAGTTTCAAACGAATTTTTTGTATGCGATGGGTTTGCATATTAGTTCATTTATTAATCGGATGCAGTCTGGTAAATATCAAATTACGCAAGACAATGAAAGTATTGAAAAAATGGTCTTACACTATCCTGATGAGCGTGAGGTAGCAGAAGAAATCAAACTAATTATTGAACGCGAACATAGTGTGTCAGTTCCACGAAATGAAGTCAATTATTTGACCGTTCTGTTAGTGTCATTAAAGGAAAATAAATCTGATGGACGGATTGGAATTGTTGTCGCGGCGCATGGTGTTAGTACAGCGTCAAGTATGGTGCAAGTAGTAAAACAGTTATTAAATGTCACGAATTTACGTAGTGTAGATATGCCGCTAGATATGCAACCAAAAGAAGCAAAAGAAAAAATTATTAAGGAAGTTATTGCAGTCAATGAAGGAAGTGGCGTATTATTGCTAGTTGATATGGGATCTTTAGGGACTTTCTCTGAAGATATTGAGAATCAAACGCATATTATGGTTAAAACAGTTGATATGGTAACAACAGCAACGGTTTTAGAAGCTGCTCGTAAAGCCAGCTTAATTGAGACAGATATCAATCAATTACATCAGAGTTTAATTAATTTTCATGGTTATGCAAAACCGAAAGTATCCGTTATCGCTGAAACTAAATTAAGAGATAAAAAAGCAATTATTGCAATTTGTGCTTCGGGTCAAGGAACTGCGCAGCGAATGAAAGATTTATTAGATGACTACCTACAAGCCAGTGTCGCAACAGATATCACGGTATTTCCTATTTCGGTTTTAGATATTAATCAGCAACTAAGTGCTATTCGTCAAGAGTATGAAGTGATTGCAATTACTGGTATTACACAACCAAATATTGATATTCCATTTATTCCAATGGACGTGTTATTTTCACCTGAAGGTAAAAATGCGATTAAACATGTAGTCTCTCAACAATGTACTGAAACATACCCTGAGTTAAATTTATCTGAGGCAAAAGCTGTGTGTTTGGAATTTATGCTAAAAAGTTTTACTTTTATTAATCCTGAGAAATTAATTGACCCCTTATGGCATGTAGCTGATTTAGTCACTTCTGGCTTAAAATTAGTTGAGAAACCAGCTTTTTATACTAATCTGTGTTTGCATCTTGCTGGATCGATTGAGCGAGAATTAAGGAAAGATACACTAACAGCAACTAAGGAAGATATAAGTGTCATGAAACGAGATAATATCTATGACACGGTTGTTTTAGCGCTTAGTTATTTGAGGGATACACTAAAAGTTGAATTTTGTGATAGCGAGGTTTTTTATACTTACCAAATTGTTAAAAATTTCTAAAAAACGATACACACAAAACAATACACTGTACAGTGTATTGTTTTGTGTATTTTTTTTGTTTAAAATAACCGATACAATAGCTTTCTTAAAAGTTGGCACGTAATTTGCATATGTAATGGTGAGGAGTTAAAAAGTCTCAACTTATTTTATGAAAAGGAGGAATTTCAATGGATATTCGCTTAGTTCGGATTGATGACAGATTAATTCATGGTCAAGTTGCTACTGTCTGGACCAAGCATACTAATGTGAATCGGATTTTAGTTGTTAGTGATGAGGTTGCAAAGGATGAACTGCGGAAGTTACTTTTAGTTCAAGCAGCGCCATTAGGTGTAAAAGTTAATGTTATCCCTGTTTATAAATTAATTGAACTGGCTCGAGATGTTCGGATGTTAGCTGATAATTCTAAATTAATGCTATTATTTACTAATCCTGGTGACGTTCGACGTGTGGTTGATGCTGGTATTTTTATTGAAACAATTAATGTAGGTGGTATGAGCTTTCAAACTGGTAAACGTATGATTACTAATGCAATTGCTGTGGATGACAATGACATTAACGATTTTGAGTACTTAGGCCAAAAAAATATCAAGATTGAAATTCGGAAAGTTGTTGCAGATAATTCGATTGATTTATTGAATTTATTGCGCAAAGACAAATTAATAAAATAAGTGACTAATAACACTTAATGCTAATTAGGAGGTAAAAATTATGGTAGGAATCATTTTAGCAAGTCATGGCGAATTCGCTAATGGTATTTTGCAATCAGGCTCAATGATTTTTGGCGAACAAGAAAATGTTCAAGCTGTGACATTGATGCCTAGTGAGGGTCCAGATGATTTAAGAGCGAAGTTAGAAGCGGCAGTACAATCATTTGACGACCAAAATGAGGTATTATTTTTAGTCGATTTATGGGGTGGAACACCATTTAACCAAGCAAATACATTGTTTGAAGAAAATAAAGAAACTTGGGCAATTGTCAGCGGTTTAAATTTACCAATGTTGATTGAAGCTTATGCTTCACGTTTTTCAATGGAATCGGCTCATGAAATTGCTGCACACATTATTGAAACAGCTAAAGACGGTGTTAAAGTTCGTCCGGAAGCATTAGATGTAGTAGCTGAAAAAACAACCAAGCCAGAGATTGATAGTTCATCATTACCAACGGAAGGACAAATGAAAGTTGTTCTAGCCCGCATTGATTCTCGTTTATTACATGGTCAAGTCGCAACAGCCTGGACTAAAACAACTAGTCCAACACGGATTATCGTCGTATCTGATAATGTGGCAAAAGATGATTTACGTAAAACATTAATCACTCAAGCCGCTCCGCCAGGTGTGAAAGCGAATGTTATTCCGATTGCTAAATTAGCAGAAATTTGGAAAGATCCACGTTTTGGTAAAACCAAAGCATTATTACTATTTGAAAATCCAGAAGATGTTGTACGCGCAGTTGATATGGGTGTCGATTTGACAGACATTAATGTTGGTTCAATGGCGCATTCTGAAGGGAAAATCATGGTCAATAACGTTTTATCAGTGAACAAAGAGGACGTTGAAGCCTTTGAATATCTAAAAGAAAAAGGAATCAAGTTTGATGTTAGAAAAGTACCAAGTGATTCATCGAAAAACTTATGGGACTTACTAGCAAAAACTGGGATGACTAAATAAGGAGGAACTATTATGTCAATTATTGCTGTTACATTTGTCGTTTTAATAGCATTTTTAGCCGGTGTTGGAGGAATTTTAGACCAATTTCAATTTCATCAACCAATCGTTGCGTGTACGTTAATTGGTATGGCAACAGGTAATTTAGCAGAAGGTATTATGTTAGGTGGTCAATTACAATTAATCGCTTTAGGGTGGATGAATATTGGGGCTGCTGTAGCACCGGATGCAGCGCTAGCTTCGGTTGCAGCTGCTATTCTTGTTACAATGAAAGGTGCTAGCGTTGACGAAGGGATTGCTTTAGCGATTCCATTAGCTGTTGCTGGTCAAGTATTAACGATTTTCGTTCGTTCAATCACAGTTGGTTTAGCACATGGTGCCGATAAAAAAGCTGAAGAAGGCTCAATTCGTGGCGTAGAAACATTCCATATGATTGCTTTGTTCTTACAAGGAATTCGGATTGCGATTCCAGCAGCTATTATAGTTGCAGTACCAGCTGAAGCTGTAACAAGTGCATTACATGCTATTCCAGATTGGATTACTGGTGGTTTAGCAGTAGCTGGTGGCTTTATCGTAGCAGTAGGTTATGCAATGGTTATTAACATGATGGCAACACCAAAATTATGGCCATTCTTCTTCTTAGGTTTTGCATTAGCAGCCGTATCAGAGTTGAACTTAATCGCTATGGGTATTATTGGTCTTGTCTTAGCTCTTGTGTATATCCAATTAGCACCAGAATTTAACGGCGGTGGTGGTAATGGTTCAGGCCCAAGTAAGGGTGACCCATTAGACGACATCTTGAATGACTATTAAAAAGGAGGACACAGACAATGACAGAATTAAACGTGGTAAAATTAACGAAAAAAGAACGTATCTCTGTATGGTGGAGAAGTCAGTTCTTACAAGCATCTTGGAACTATGAACGTATGCAAAACGTAGGTTGGGCATTTGCAATGATGCCTGCCATCAAAAAACTATATCACACAAAAGAAGATCGTGCGTTAGCGTTAAAACGTCACTTAGAGTTCTTTAATACCCATCCATATGTCGCTGCACCAATCATTGGAGTGACTTTAACACTTGAAGAAGAAAAAGCTGCGGGAGCACCGATTGATAATGCAGCCATTCAAGGGGTTAAAATTGGGATGATGGGTCCTTTAGCTGGTGTTGGTGACCCGATTTTCTGGGGAACTTTACGACCAGTAATCGGTGCCTTTGCTGCTTCTCTAGCATTACAAGGTAGTATTATTGGACCATTAGTTTTCTTCTTTGCATGGAACATTATTCGTATGTCATTCTTATGGTACACACAAGAGTTAGGTTACCGTCAAGGATCAAATATCACCCAAGATTTAAGTGGTGGTGTGATGCAAAAAATTACTCAAGGGGCATCAATTCTAGGGATGTTTATCATGGGGGTCTTGGTACCTCGTTGGACGACTATGAATTTCCCAATGGTGTTATCAAAAGTTGATGTGGATAAAAAATCATTGGTGGACTTCTCTGGCATGATTACTTCAGCGAATGAAGGCAAATTAAATGTCAATTCAATCCGTGAAGTTATCAACCAAATTAATAGTGGAGCAAATGTTAACCCACAAAAAGTTACGACACTAGGTGATATGTTTAACCAATTAATTCCTGGTTTAATGCCATTATTATTAACACTTGGTTGTATGTGGTTATTAAGAAAAAAAGTCAGCCCAATTACTATTATCTTCGGTTTATTTGTTATTGGTATTTTGGGATATGTTGTTGGTATCTTTGGTTAATAATGTCTCGAAAGAGATGGGCAGAACCTTCTGTTCATCTCTTTTTTTGTTATAATAGAAAAGAAATAGAAATGGAGGCAAGATGAATGGTTGAAAGTTTAAATCGGCAAGTCGAGATTGCTGTGAAGGCCAATGCATTTTTAAACCCTGTAAATCCAAAAGCAGGAATTATAGCCATTGGAGACAATGGGGTTGAATTTCGAGAAACTGATGGCGCTGGTTACGTCCAAATTCCTTGGAGCAACATCGTTCAAGTCCGTGCGCAAGTTTATTTTAAAGGAAAGTATATTCGAAGCTTTGATATTATAACGGATACTAATCAAAGTTTAAATTTTGTGACAACTGATGCGATAGATGCTCTAAAAGCCATGCGTCAACACCTATCAAAAGAACAAATGATTCAAGCGCCAGGTAATTTCAGACGGCTATTCAGTCGGCGAAAGAAATCGTAATGACTAAGTATACATGTTATCGTTTAGAAAGCTTTTCTCCTATTTTAAGAGAAGGGCTTTTTTTAGTAAATTATGCTATATTAATTGGGCAATAATCATTCGAATGATGGAGGGGAATTATTATGTTATTTACTAATTTGCAAAAAAATCAACATCGGCTAAATGCTCAGGAACATGATATTCTTAAGTATATTCGTGAAAATATTGATGGTATTAAAGATGATACGCTGAAAACTGTTGCGGCAGCTTTATATGTTTCGCCAAATACAATTGTTCGCTTATCAAAAAAATTAGAATTTAAGGGTTATTCAGAATTAAAAATGGCAGTAGTACTTGATAGAATGCAAAAACCTCTGTCTAGAAAACAGGATGGTTTAACGCTAAAAGAACAAATTGAACAAACAGACGCTTTGTTAAGTGATGAGATTGTAGAAAAAATTGTGACAATATTACATCATAGCCAACACGTATACTTTTTTGCATGTGGCCCATCTAAATATCCTTGTGAAGAAATGAAAGAAAAATTAAGGATTTGTGGTATTGAAGCATCGCTATACTATGAACCACATGTTATGAAACAACGGGCAAAACAATTGAAAAATGGAGATACTTTGGTTGTGGTAAGTTTAAGTGGAGAAACTAAGACACCTTTAGAAGCAATGAAAATTGCCAAGATTACAGAAGCAACAATTGTTTCATTGACTGGATTTTCACAAAATAGTATTTCAAAGTTAGCTGATTATTCTTTGTATACTTTTTATGAAGAGTTACGTCTGAATGAGATGGATGTTTCGTCACGGTTAGGTATTTATTATGTCTTAAATTACTTGTTTGATTCGCTAATTTAATTGTGTTCTCAAACACACGCGTGTGTTGAATAGCAGGTTGTGTGTTAAGAGTCTACTTAATCCCTAAGTGATTGTTTTAACCTTCTAAGTTGATAGAATAAAAGCATCAACTACTTAGGAGGAAATAGTATGAAGAAGAATAATATTGTCATTGTCGGTGGGGGATCAACTTGGTCACC containing:
- a CDS encoding flavocytochrome c, which translates into the protein MKKKVLQSLTVGSAIIFMLAGCGGNKTETKESTKKETKTEASSTDVATGASAQAYTDPKDLQDKYDIVIIGAGGAGMSAAIQAKDAGKNPVILEKMPVAGGNTLKSSSGMNASETKFQKESGISDSNDKFYEETLKGGHDKNDKELLRYYVDNSASAIDWLDSMGIRLNNLTITGGMSEKRTHRPEDGSAVGEYLVHGLLKNVTELNIPIFVNADVTEIKEKDGKISGVKVDMKETKEKKEISSQAVVVATGGYGANPEMIKAEKPELDGYVTTNQEGSTGDGIKMIEKLGGQVVDMNQIQIHPTVQQDTGILIGEAVRGEGGILVSEDGTRFINELDTRDKVSAAINQLKGKAAYLVFDSGVRERVKAIDFYDKQGFVKKGETVADLAKEIGVKEDALDKTVTDWNQAVADKKDAQFERKTGMDKPLDKGPYYAIKIAPGIHYTMGGVKINAKTEVLTKDNKAIPGLYAAGEVTGGLHGTNRIGGNSVGDIIVFGRQAGDQSAQYIK
- a CDS encoding LacI family DNA-binding transcriptional regulator, coding for MADMNDVARLAGVSRGTVSNYINGVKVKESTRVKVEAAIKELDYVPNMAGRFLKTQKSDIVVFILPTIWNPFFSELAFYLEKNYVIIS
- a CDS encoding substrate-binding domain-containing protein: MESIFFRISLLFGKKLRNHQLKMILCNSEDDYKQELDYITMAKEQKVKGIITISYSDISPYVTSDIPIVSIERYFNDKVPFVTSDNFAGGELAAEELTRLGAKRLLMVGRDIENNLGVMERLNGFKSYCLRHHLNFEMFVKRSTSAEFKEQLMSEIQQLYKNGVTFDGIFAATDRYAQYCLNVLNDLQLTIPRDVQLVGFDGAKNFKNEETIISSIRQPVEEIANLAVEELLQLEKTRHQVQRKHILPVTFIVGKTTKK
- a CDS encoding PTS transporter subunit EIIC → MDYNRIAKEVIAAIGGNDNIENAAHCVTRLRLVLKDEKAYDKETLEGIEGAKGVFFNSGQLQIIFGPGTVEKVFAAFQEEAGIKEASLQDVKKAGTGKQNKMQQAFKIFSDIFVPIIPAFVGAAMILGLRSLLTIQFGFLGGSMAENWLWAQDLSRFFEVIATTFAYLPVLVMYSAVKRFGGNPVLGLVVGFVMVTPQLMDRTVYLTGNYQQLDMWHFFGFNIPQVAYQGGVFPAILTVWFLAKVEQFTKKKSPQTLSFILVPTITILLSAIALFLVFGPIGNAIGDDLGWVIDVLYNRAGVFGAFVFAALLQPLTVTGTQHAIQGIEAQLVATTGFNYIQPFWLLH
- a CDS encoding GH32 C-terminal domain-containing protein, with product MPQAFYGKDDEPIVMGWFGCGEPVYPNDNECWKHGLTVPNIMTIQNNKLRRYPTNDMLSAFEFIERTISNDYLLSSKHSHLRFELTQTEEFSLKVGTEDNYWELTTDCSNQTISIDRSHLIQLIDEEYGMTRSVAYDQFGTDPITVDIFLDNSFVEVYLNQGEVVFSFRVFIASDEQRAIFSQAKQIEYSLYQEKIQ
- a CDS encoding IS1182 family transposase, which encodes MLKKQDMSKRNQIGFYSLEDLVPKEHLLRDIDKYVDFNFIYKLVEDKYDESNGRPSIDPVLLIKLPLIQYLYGIKSMRQTIKDVEVNMAYRWFLGLDIEDAVPHFSTFGKNYSRRFRGTDIFEQIFYGILEQCIEAELVDTSEVFIDGTHIKAHANNKKYESNEVTEETLFYVESLQKEVEIDREKRLKKPLKRREESENQVKHKKISKTDDESGWFHKGEHKQVFAYAAQVACDKNGWVLGYTTHPGNQHDSRTFIDIYNKLQSHFTLDKLVMDAGYKTPGIAHLLFQNNLTPIFPYKRPMTKKGFYKKHDYVYDEYYDQYICPNVKILSYTTTNRDGYREYKSNTSDCSQCPLIAYCTESKEKRKLIQRHLWENDMERCEDIRHSLGMKAIYNNRKQTIERLFGTAKEFHGLRYTNLIGKEKMHMKIGLTFACLNIKKLAKMLKLRDLKGSIFLSILGILSKIMIRYKKTNQLPFMSNWFVFNLKKKYYCIFS